A stretch of Triticum aestivum cultivar Chinese Spring chromosome 1D, IWGSC CS RefSeq v2.1, whole genome shotgun sequence DNA encodes these proteins:
- the LOC123183390 gene encoding uncharacterized protein isoform X2, producing the protein MALRAVLGAAFRGVRSARQHSLGVTRTVEVSGPKISASRSPWLVGSRFFSTKESDTLLRESIKNGVHRGLKEALAKNDGKSVLKLSVIKSGVNAGVKESLKEYHVFIDFAESDLRPEVKSAIEESVLQGLDNFVLQLHKVPPQGGQLKGPYLLKLALKEAIDEGMDVIYQKFSVYVGRGVDLLVRDLALIKEQTKGTDFVQAWCSRLAHQWLNKGFINFVDKSWTILPYVAGVYLFVLFVKTLVESGIPPWEYPDFLNFYRVYGLTSAIAFYQDEKKKKEEAAAAGEK; encoded by the exons ATGGCGCTCAGGGCTGTTTTAGGTGCTGCCTTCAGGGGCGTTCGATCTGCCCGCCAGCACTCTCTGGGGGTCACCAG GACTGTGGAGGTATCTGGTCCCAAGATCTCTGCGTCCCGCTCCCCTTGGCTCGTTGGTTCCCGGTTCTTCTCCACTAAG GAATCGGACACTCTTCTCAGGGAAAGTATTAAGAATGGAGTCCACAGGGGGTTAAAGGAAGCCCTTGCCAAAAAT GATGGCAAATCAGTTTTAAAGCTCTCTGTAATTAAATCTGGTGTGAATGCTGGGGTTAAGGAATCTCTGAAGGAATACCATGTTTTCATTGACTTTGCTGAATCC GATTTGCGTCCTGAGGTTAAGTCGGCCATTGAGGAGTCCGTGCTTCAAGGTCTTGATAACTTTGTGCTTCAGTTGCACAAGGTACCACCCCAGGGAGGACAGCTAAAG GGCCCTTACCTTCTTAAGTTAGCTCTTAAGGAAGCTATTGATGAAGGGATGGATGTGATTTATCAAAAGTTCAGTGTTTATGTTGGTCGAGGCGTGGACCTTCTCGTCAGGGACCTCGCATTGATCAAGGAGCAGACCAAGGGTACTGATTTTGTTCAG GCTTGGTGTTCCCGCCTTGCCCATCAGTGGCTTAACAAAGGTTTCATAAATTTTGTGGATAAATCGTGGACGATTCTCCCGTATGTTGCCGGCGTGTACCTGTTCGTCCTCTTTGTGAAGACCCTTGTTGAGAGTGGCATACCACCCTGGGAATACCCTGATTTTCTCAACTTCTACCGCGTTTATGGGCTCACCTCGGCCATCGCCTTCTACCAGGAtgaaaagaagaaaaaggaggaggcggcggctgctgGCGAGAAGTAG
- the LOC123183390 gene encoding uncharacterized protein isoform X1, giving the protein MALRAVLGAAFRGVRSARQHSLGVTRYPVDPISVCYFTSARSAQVHPSLLHFRTVEVSGPKISASRSPWLVGSRFFSTKESDTLLRESIKNGVHRGLKEALAKNDGKSVLKLSVIKSGVNAGVKESLKEYHVFIDFAESDLRPEVKSAIEESVLQGLDNFVLQLHKVPPQGGQLKGPYLLKLALKEAIDEGMDVIYQKFSVYVGRGVDLLVRDLALIKEQTKGTDFVQAWCSRLAHQWLNKGFINFVDKSWTILPYVAGVYLFVLFVKTLVESGIPPWEYPDFLNFYRVYGLTSAIAFYQDEKKKKEEAAAAGEK; this is encoded by the exons ATGGCGCTCAGGGCTGTTTTAGGTGCTGCCTTCAGGGGCGTTCGATCTGCCCGCCAGCACTCTCTGGGGGTCACCAGGTACCCCGTTGACCCCATCTCTGTCTGCTATTTCACCAGCGCTAGATCTGCCCAGGTTCACCCTTCGTTGTTGCATTTCAGGACTGTGGAGGTATCTGGTCCCAAGATCTCTGCGTCCCGCTCCCCTTGGCTCGTTGGTTCCCGGTTCTTCTCCACTAAG GAATCGGACACTCTTCTCAGGGAAAGTATTAAGAATGGAGTCCACAGGGGGTTAAAGGAAGCCCTTGCCAAAAAT GATGGCAAATCAGTTTTAAAGCTCTCTGTAATTAAATCTGGTGTGAATGCTGGGGTTAAGGAATCTCTGAAGGAATACCATGTTTTCATTGACTTTGCTGAATCC GATTTGCGTCCTGAGGTTAAGTCGGCCATTGAGGAGTCCGTGCTTCAAGGTCTTGATAACTTTGTGCTTCAGTTGCACAAGGTACCACCCCAGGGAGGACAGCTAAAG GGCCCTTACCTTCTTAAGTTAGCTCTTAAGGAAGCTATTGATGAAGGGATGGATGTGATTTATCAAAAGTTCAGTGTTTATGTTGGTCGAGGCGTGGACCTTCTCGTCAGGGACCTCGCATTGATCAAGGAGCAGACCAAGGGTACTGATTTTGTTCAG GCTTGGTGTTCCCGCCTTGCCCATCAGTGGCTTAACAAAGGTTTCATAAATTTTGTGGATAAATCGTGGACGATTCTCCCGTATGTTGCCGGCGTGTACCTGTTCGTCCTCTTTGTGAAGACCCTTGTTGAGAGTGGCATACCACCCTGGGAATACCCTGATTTTCTCAACTTCTACCGCGTTTATGGGCTCACCTCGGCCATCGCCTTCTACCAGGAtgaaaagaagaaaaaggaggaggcggcggctgctgGCGAGAAGTAG